One window of Rhodothermales bacterium genomic DNA carries:
- the xseB gene encoding exodeoxyribonuclease VII small subunit: MSSPEGTFEESLDRLEKLTELLESPETGLEQAIELYEQGTKLARTCMERLEQAEQRVEKLRAQPAGSPAGGDGEANSLSVPDSNTSGTLFE; encoded by the coding sequence ATGTCTTCTCCGGAAGGGACCTTTGAGGAAAGCCTCGATCGCCTCGAGAAGCTCACGGAATTGCTAGAAAGCCCGGAGACTGGTCTGGAGCAGGCGATAGAACTGTACGAACAGGGAACGAAGCTGGCACGCACATGCATGGAACGACTTGAGCAGGCAGAGCAGCGTGTGGAGAAGTTGCGTGCCCAACCAGCCGGAAGCCCGGCTGGAGGAGACGGGGAAGCCAACTCCCTTTCCGTCCCCGATTCGAACACTTCAGGAACGCTGTTTGAGTAG
- a CDS encoding L,D-transpeptidase: MRFRFPLLLLLALATALPASGQYINQRALAEILSPCSPRVTELPEVNYEYFILYSSRNNSVLARNTFYKVIGDGDLQLGRKRAKLVGMLNRKLIERAEVGDTLVVPSRFDLEFCAYTPFPKFYQGGADFDKLFVIDKSVQAWAAYENGRLARWGIVNTGGEITPTPTGRFNFNWKTEYRVSSMSPPGEPWEMYWVFNFHEGRGIHIHQYPMPTGGPSSHGCVRLVEEDAKWIYDWGDTWVTSAGSGMVSSANVRVIEPGTTVLVIGEDPVGDPQPFHERARYPILNRVILPGNPYDVPPGTRQQEMFDRVRRGD, translated from the coding sequence ATGCGTTTTCGATTCCCTTTGCTCCTGTTGCTCGCTCTCGCGACTGCGCTACCGGCCAGCGGTCAGTACATCAATCAGCGGGCGCTGGCTGAGATTCTGTCGCCGTGCAGCCCGCGTGTGACCGAATTGCCCGAGGTCAATTACGAGTACTTCATCCTCTACTCGAGCCGCAACAATTCTGTACTGGCCAGAAACACGTTCTACAAGGTGATCGGAGACGGCGACCTGCAGTTGGGCCGGAAACGAGCCAAGCTTGTGGGCATGCTCAACCGCAAACTGATTGAGCGCGCCGAAGTGGGCGACACGCTGGTCGTGCCGAGCCGCTTTGACCTGGAGTTCTGCGCCTATACCCCCTTTCCGAAGTTCTACCAGGGCGGAGCCGATTTCGACAAGCTATTCGTGATCGACAAGAGTGTGCAGGCGTGGGCTGCCTACGAAAATGGACGACTGGCGCGCTGGGGAATCGTCAATACCGGTGGGGAGATCACGCCCACACCGACGGGCCGCTTCAATTTCAACTGGAAGACCGAATATCGTGTGTCGTCCATGTCGCCTCCGGGCGAACCGTGGGAGATGTACTGGGTGTTCAACTTCCACGAGGGCCGCGGCATCCATATCCACCAGTATCCCATGCCCACTGGCGGTCCGAGTAGCCACGGGTGCGTGCGCCTGGTGGAAGAGGACGCAAAGTGGATCTACGACTGGGGAGACACCTGGGTCACGTCGGCCGGATCGGGCATGGTCAGCTCCGCAAATGTGCGGGTGATCGAGCCTGGGACTACCGTGCTTGTGATCGGTGAGGATCCGGTGGGCGATCCCCAGCCGTTCCACGAGCGCGCGCGCTACCCGATCCTCAATCGCGTGATCCTTCCCGGCAATCCGTACGACGTGCCGCCGGGCACGCGTCAGCAGGAGATGTTCGACCGCGTCCGCCGCGGAGACTGA
- the lepB gene encoding signal peptidase I, translating to MAKTESSRAERKKRRADRKNARGQAPQKSKLREWLDAVVFAVVVMTIVRTLFFDLFRIPTPSMEKSLLVGDYLMVSKLHYGTRTPMTLGIPFTGIYLPGVNLPNTRFPGFSEVKRGDAIVFNWPADEGPIDRREHYIKRVIGLPGESVQIDDKAVLVDGERVPLQEGMQQTWDIVKTEARMQLSGAALTDLGVSQLIQTPDPAIVRVAATEAAAQEIGQWPWVEAVRPAIAAPNPGLSALMYPSSKGFTPDNYGPLPIPSEGQTVTLTAENWEFYAPAITRYEGHDFEARPDGSFAIDGVPAETFTFSQDYFFVMGDNRDNSEDSRFWGYVPMSHVVGKAVLVYFSWDASKRLPRFGRIFSLIR from the coding sequence GTGGCCAAGACAGAATCATCACGAGCAGAGCGCAAGAAGCGCCGCGCCGACCGTAAGAACGCGCGCGGACAGGCTCCGCAGAAGAGCAAGCTGCGCGAATGGCTGGATGCTGTCGTGTTTGCCGTCGTCGTGATGACGATCGTGCGCACACTCTTCTTTGACCTGTTCCGGATTCCGACGCCGTCCATGGAGAAGAGCCTGCTCGTGGGCGACTACCTCATGGTGTCCAAGCTGCACTACGGCACGCGTACTCCGATGACGCTGGGTATCCCATTCACCGGCATCTACCTGCCGGGCGTCAATCTGCCGAATACCCGTTTCCCCGGGTTCAGTGAAGTCAAGCGAGGCGATGCGATCGTCTTTAACTGGCCGGCCGACGAAGGTCCCATCGATCGAAGGGAGCACTACATCAAGCGCGTCATCGGACTGCCTGGCGAGTCGGTGCAAATCGATGACAAGGCGGTGCTGGTAGACGGCGAGCGCGTGCCGTTGCAGGAGGGCATGCAGCAGACCTGGGACATCGTCAAGACGGAAGCGCGCATGCAGCTCTCCGGAGCTGCGCTGACGGATCTCGGCGTTTCTCAGCTGATTCAGACGCCTGATCCGGCGATCGTGCGCGTCGCAGCGACGGAGGCCGCGGCTCAGGAAATTGGGCAATGGCCGTGGGTGGAAGCGGTCCGTCCCGCCATCGCCGCCCCGAATCCCGGGCTGTCGGCGCTCATGTACCCCTCCTCAAAAGGCTTTACACCCGACAACTACGGACCGCTGCCTATCCCCTCGGAAGGCCAAACGGTGACGCTTACCGCCGAAAATTGGGAGTTCTACGCCCCGGCCATCACACGGTATGAAGGACACGACTTCGAGGCTCGGCCCGATGGTTCGTTCGCGATCGATGGCGTGCCCGCAGAGACGTTCACCTTCTCGCAGGACTATTTCTTTGTGATGGGAGACAACCGCGACAATTCCGAGGACAGCAGGTTCTGGGGCTATGTGCCCATGAGCCACGTCGTCGGCAAGGCGGTGTTGGTCTATTTCAGCTGGGACGCGAGCAAGAGGCTGCCGCGCTTCGGTCGCATCTTTTCGCTGATTCGGTAG
- a CDS encoding potassium channel protein → MALTRLRDTEHKPRGLSRADDSARRELMAANLALAGLMGLGAVGYVVIEEWSWLDAFYMTFITLTTIGFGEVQSLSPLGRVFTIFLGLGGIGTVAFIATRSAQILINSRTFSERHRLKMIEKLSDHYIICGFGRIGSRIAVDLSVNDIPFLIIERSQPKIDQILDAGFTHVDGDAEEEMTLDAAGIRRAKGLILTLPEDRANVFVTLVAREMNPDVFILARTDKEQNRRKLLRAGANQVISPYEIGADRMAQVILRPDVDKFMSSVRFTESMNLQEVKIEEGSLLAGSSLDGSDFRSRFEAIVVAIIDKETDKMVFNPRSDVELTPGDSLVVLGSLEMVQQLREEGCAPATA, encoded by the coding sequence ATGGCACTCACGCGTCTTCGGGATACCGAGCACAAACCTCGTGGCCTGAGTAGGGCCGACGACTCCGCCCGGCGAGAGCTGATGGCGGCCAACCTGGCCCTGGCCGGACTTATGGGGCTCGGCGCCGTGGGTTATGTGGTCATCGAGGAGTGGTCGTGGCTGGACGCGTTCTACATGACCTTCATCACGCTGACCACGATCGGGTTCGGCGAGGTGCAGAGCCTTTCGCCCCTCGGAAGAGTGTTTACGATCTTTCTGGGGCTGGGCGGCATCGGCACGGTGGCGTTCATAGCCACTCGGTCTGCCCAGATTCTGATCAACAGTCGCACGTTCAGCGAACGTCACCGCCTCAAGATGATCGAGAAGTTGTCGGATCACTACATCATCTGCGGATTCGGCCGCATCGGGAGTCGAATCGCCGTCGACCTGTCGGTTAACGACATTCCCTTTCTGATCATTGAGAGGTCCCAGCCGAAAATCGACCAGATCCTCGATGCCGGGTTTACGCATGTCGATGGTGACGCCGAGGAGGAGATGACGCTCGACGCGGCGGGTATCCGACGGGCAAAGGGCCTCATTCTCACGCTTCCCGAGGACCGGGCCAACGTCTTTGTAACGCTGGTAGCCCGGGAGATGAATCCGGACGTCTTCATTCTGGCGCGCACGGACAAGGAGCAGAATCGCCGCAAACTGCTGCGCGCCGGAGCAAACCAGGTGATTTCGCCCTACGAAATCGGGGCTGATCGCATGGCACAGGTCATTTTGAGACCCGATGTCGACAAGTTCATGAGTAGTGTGCGCTTCACCGAGAGCATGAACCTGCAGGAGGTGAAGATCGAAGAGGGCAGCCTTCTCGCCGGCTCCAGCCTGGATGGAAGCGACTTCAGGAGCCGTTTCGAGGCCATTGTCGTGGCAATCATCGACAAGGAGACCGACAAGATGGTATTCAATCCACGTTCCGATGTCGAGCTCACGCCGGGAGATTCCCTCGTGGTGCTCGGCAGTTTGGAAATGGTCCAACAATTGCGAGAGGAAGGGTGCGCTCCGGCCACCGCTTGA